A section of the Cololabis saira isolate AMF1-May2022 chromosome 6, fColSai1.1, whole genome shotgun sequence genome encodes:
- the nfe2l2a gene encoding nuclear factor erythroid 2-related factor 2a, whose product MMEMEAIQSSQQDMDLIDILWNQDIDLGARREVFDYNHRQKEHELQRQQKLEEEKRLHLLREQEKALLSQLQLDEETGEYIPRTQPSIPLPSAVTPLENVSFTEETGDGMSLDECLQLLAETFPVEDAENTSVSAVTAPVSMHVSGNIMMSPEPPALSPASLSSPQQMSSEVEQAWMEILSLPELQQCLNMQMEDTLETTTYPLSNSPEVQNPNYPDHQLLQTASFYPLTSLPEVKTNILNVSPAEFMNACDGSVPSVAPSDHLSQMKVDATQLNGNFGAEGFCDIFYPNAVLEESSGHHSLDGGESIPDAPNKATFTPMDLYSISPEDEFETGKNNVAPDIPDSDSGISTYSSPNSSSPSKSVNGSGSYGFSDSDMEEMEYNSGSGGSFYSEMFSLNFQPDDLDPALPGSSPAGEPQQLEEEPNQHKVDPAEDGGHSGAPFTKDKSKKRSDLRLSRDELRARSLKIPFTVDMIINLPVDDFNELMSKHQLNEPQLALVRDIRRRGKNKVAAQNCRKRKMDNIVGLETDLDSLKDEKDRLLSEKSKNMTDLKEMKRQLHSLYLEVFGKLRDEKGNSYSPSEYSLQQSTEGSVFLVPRIKKTFKSEDGH is encoded by the exons ATGATGGAAATGGAGGCGATACAGTCCAGTCAACAG gacATGGACCTGATAGATATCCTGTGGAATCAAGACATTGATCTGGGTGCCAGGCGCGAAGTGTTCGACTACAACCACCGCCAGAAAGAGCATGAGTTACAGAGACAGCagaagctggaggaggagaagaggctgCATTTGCTGCGGGAGCAGGAGAAGGCCCTGCTGTCGCAGCTTCAGCTGGACGAGGAGACGGGAGAGTATATACCTCGCACGCAACCCAGCATCCCGCTGCCGTCGGCCGTCACACCCCTGGAG AATGTCAGCTTCACAGAGGAGACTGGTGATGGCATGTCCTTAGATGAATGTTTGCAGCTGCTTGCAGAGACGTTTCCTGTAGAGGACGCTGAG AATACTTCGGTTAGCGCGGTCACGGCTCCCGTTTCTATGCACGTCAGCGGGAACATCATGATGTCCCCCGAGCCGCCGGCCCTGTCTCCGGCCTCTCTCTCATCGCCACAGCAGATGTCCTCGGAAGTGGAACAGGCCTGGATGGAGATTCTGTCCCTCCCAGAGCTGCAG CAATGTCTGAACATGCAAATGGAGGACACACTGGAGACTACAACATATCCACTTTCAAACAGTCCTGAAGTGCAGAATCCAAACTATCCCGATCACCAACTCCTCCAAACTGCTTCTTTTTACCCCTTGACCAGCCTCCCGGAGgtgaaaacaaacattttgaatGTTAGCCCTGCAGAGTTCATGAATGCTTGCGATGGCTCCGTTCCCAGTGTGGCTCCATCTGATCACCTCAGCCAGATGAAGGTGGACGCCACTCAGTTAAATGGAAACTTCGGCGCAGAAGGTTTCTGTGATATATTTTATCCCAACGCCGTCCTGGAAGAGAGCAGCGGGCACCACAGCCTGGATGGAGGTGAAAGCATACCAGACGCTCCCAACAAGGCCACCTTCACACCCATGGACCTTTACAGCATCTCACCTGAAGATGAATTCGAAACAGGCAAAAACAATGTGGCACCAGATATTCCCGACTCGGATTCGGGAATCTCCACATACTCGAGTCCCAATTCCAGTTCGCCCAGCAAGTCGGTGAACGGAAGCGGTTCCTACGGTTTCAGCGATTCAGACATGGAAGAGATGGAGTACAACTCCGGAAGTGGAGGATCCTTCTATTCGGAGATGTTTTCATTAAATTTCCAACCCGATGATCTGGACCCGGCGCTACCGGGGTCATCGCCGGCTGGAGAGCCAcagcagctggaggaggaaCCCAACCAACACAAGGTGGATCCAGCAGAAGATGGTGGTCACAGCGGCGCGCCCTTCACCAAAGACAAATCGAAAAAACGCTCCGATTTACGTCTCTCGAGAGACGAGCTGAGAGCCAGGTCCCTCAAAATCCCCTTCACCGTGGACATGATCATCAATCTGCCCGTGGACGACTTCAACGAGCTGATGTCCAAGCACCAACTGAACGAGCCCCAGCTGGCCCTGGTCCGTGACATACGGCGCCGCGGGAAGAACAAGGTGGCCGCGCAGAACTGCCGCAAGCGCAAGATGGACAACATCGTGGGTCTGGAGACTGACCTGGACTCGCTGAAGGACGAAAAGGACCGTCTGCTGAGCGAGAAGAGCAAAAACATGACTGACCTGAAGGAAATGAAGCGGCAGCTCCACAGCTTGTACCTGGAGGTCTTCGGCAAACTGAGGGATGAGAAGGGGAACTCGTACTCCCCGTCGGAATACTCCCTCCAGCAGTCGACCGAAGGCAGCGTCTTCCTCGTTCCTCGCATCAAAAAGACATTCAAGAGCGAAGACGGCCACTAA
- the hnrnpa3 gene encoding heterogeneous nuclear ribonucleoprotein A3 isoform X2: MDDVKMENRDSKEPEQLRKLFIGGLSFETTEESLRAHFEQWGSLTDCVVMRDPNSKRSRGFGFVTYTNVNEVDDAMKARPHKVDGRVVEPKRAVSREDSNKPGAHLTVKKIFVGGIKEDTEEDHIRDYFEKYGKIECIDIMEERSTGKKRGFCFVSFDDHDTVDKIVAQKYHIINFHNCEVRKALSKQEMNAISSNRGRSGGSGNFMGRGGNFGGGGGGSGGGNFGRGGYSGGRGGYGDDYDNGPGGNYGGGGGSGQGYGGGRGGYGGGGGPGYGNQGGGFGGNCDGGYGGNSGGYGGGGNYNDFGNYSGQQSNYGPMKGNNFGGRNSGGPYGGGYSSGSGSGGYGSRRY; this comes from the exons ATGGACGACGTCAAAATGGAG AACCGTGACTCTAAAGAACCTGAGCAGCTGAGAAAGCTCTTTATTGGAGGTTTGAGCTTTGAAACCACAGAGGAGAGTTTACGGGCACATTTTGAGCAATGGGGATCTCTCACAGATTGTGTG gTAATGAGGGATCCCAACAGCAAGCGATCAAGAGGGTTTGGCTTCGTAACATACACTAATGTAAATGAAGTCGATGATGCCATGAAAGCCAGGCCTCATAAAGTAGATGGCCGGGTAGTTGAACCCAAACGGGCTGTGTCCAGAgag GACTCCAACAAACCAGGAGCACATTTGACAGTGAAGAAGATTTTTGTAGGTGGTATCAAGGAGGACACGGAGGAGGATCACATTCGGGACTATTTTGAGAAATATGGAAAGATTGAATGCATTGACATCATGGAAGAGCGGTCCACCGGGAAGAAGAGAGGTTTCTGCTTCGTGTCGTTTGATGACCATGACACTGTGGACAAAATTGTCG CACAGAAATACCACATAATCAACTTCCACAACTGTGAAGTCAGGAAAGCTCTGTCAAAACAGGAAATGAATGCTATATCCAGTAATCGAG GCAGGAGTGGAGGATCAGGAAATTTCATGGGCAGAGGTGGTAATTTCGGAGGTGGTGGTGGCGGCAGCGGTGGCGGCAACTTTGGCCGAG GTGGCTATAGCGGAGGACGTGGCGGTTATGGTGATGATTATGACAATG GTCCAGGAGGAAATTACGGAGGTGGTGGCGGCAGCGGCCAAGGCTACGGAGGCGGCCGTGGGGGTTATGGAGGCGGTGGTGGTCCAGGATACGGCAACCAGGGCGGAGGATTTGGTGGCAACTGTGATGGAGGTTATGGAGGCAATAGTGGAG GATATGGAGGTGGTGGAAATTACAATGACTTTGGAAATTATAGTGGGCAGCAGTCAAACTACGGACCCATGAAAGGAAATAACTTTGGTGGGAGAAACTCTGGTGGACCCTATGGTG GGGGCTACAGCTCTGGCAGTGGCAGTGGAGGCTATGGCTCCCGGCGGTATTGA
- the hnrnpa3 gene encoding heterogeneous nuclear ribonucleoprotein A3 isoform X1 — protein sequence MDDVKMENRDSKEPEQLRKLFIGGLSFETTEESLRAHFEQWGSLTDCVVMRDPNSKRSRGFGFVTYTNVNEVDDAMKARPHKVDGRVVEPKRAVSREDSNKPGAHLTVKKIFVGGIKEDTEEDHIRDYFEKYGKIECIDIMEERSTGKKRGFCFVSFDDHDTVDKIVAQKYHIINFHNCEVRKALSKQEMNAISSNRGRSGGSGNFMGRGGNFGGGGGGSGGGNFGRGGYSGGRGGYGDDYDNGPGGNYGGGGGSGQGYGGGRGGYGGGGGPGYGNQGGGFGGNCDGGYGGNSGGGYGGGGNYNDFGNYSGQQSNYGPMKGNNFGGRNSGGPYGGGYSSGSGSGGYGSRRY from the exons ATGGACGACGTCAAAATGGAG AACCGTGACTCTAAAGAACCTGAGCAGCTGAGAAAGCTCTTTATTGGAGGTTTGAGCTTTGAAACCACAGAGGAGAGTTTACGGGCACATTTTGAGCAATGGGGATCTCTCACAGATTGTGTG gTAATGAGGGATCCCAACAGCAAGCGATCAAGAGGGTTTGGCTTCGTAACATACACTAATGTAAATGAAGTCGATGATGCCATGAAAGCCAGGCCTCATAAAGTAGATGGCCGGGTAGTTGAACCCAAACGGGCTGTGTCCAGAgag GACTCCAACAAACCAGGAGCACATTTGACAGTGAAGAAGATTTTTGTAGGTGGTATCAAGGAGGACACGGAGGAGGATCACATTCGGGACTATTTTGAGAAATATGGAAAGATTGAATGCATTGACATCATGGAAGAGCGGTCCACCGGGAAGAAGAGAGGTTTCTGCTTCGTGTCGTTTGATGACCATGACACTGTGGACAAAATTGTCG CACAGAAATACCACATAATCAACTTCCACAACTGTGAAGTCAGGAAAGCTCTGTCAAAACAGGAAATGAATGCTATATCCAGTAATCGAG GCAGGAGTGGAGGATCAGGAAATTTCATGGGCAGAGGTGGTAATTTCGGAGGTGGTGGTGGCGGCAGCGGTGGCGGCAACTTTGGCCGAG GTGGCTATAGCGGAGGACGTGGCGGTTATGGTGATGATTATGACAATG GTCCAGGAGGAAATTACGGAGGTGGTGGCGGCAGCGGCCAAGGCTACGGAGGCGGCCGTGGGGGTTATGGAGGCGGTGGTGGTCCAGGATACGGCAACCAGGGCGGAGGATTTGGTGGCAACTGTGATGGAGGTTATGGAGGCAATAGTGGAGG AGGATATGGAGGTGGTGGAAATTACAATGACTTTGGAAATTATAGTGGGCAGCAGTCAAACTACGGACCCATGAAAGGAAATAACTTTGGTGGGAGAAACTCTGGTGGACCCTATGGTG GGGGCTACAGCTCTGGCAGTGGCAGTGGAGGCTATGGCTCCCGGCGGTATTGA